DNA sequence from the Excalfactoria chinensis isolate bCotChi1 chromosome 2, bCotChi1.hap2, whole genome shotgun sequence genome:
CCTCAGCGCGCCACGTCCAACGTGTTTGCCATGTTTGATCAGTCCCAGATTCAGGAATTCAAGGAGGCCTTCAACATGATTGATCAGAACAGGGATGGCTTCATTGACAAGGAGGACTTGCACGACATGCTGGCCTCCCTTGGTAATGCCTCACTTCTGTTTGCAGCTGCTAAACCTATTTGTGCTGTTGTAATGAGAACGCTGAGTTTGGGATAGCTTATGGGAGGTGTCCCAGTTTGTATTACGCTATTCaggtgatttttatttccttcctttggtTCGAAAGCTAAAGCAGGAATCCTTCTGTTTATAGGAAAGAACCCAACGGATGAATACCTGGATGCCATGATGAACGAGGCTCCGGGCCCCATCAACTTCACAATGTTCCTCACGATGTTTGGTGAGAAGCTCAATGGCACTGATCCGGAAGATGTCATCAGGAATGCCTTTGCTTGCTTTGATGAAGAAGCAACAGGTATGGGGGTGAAATAAGTGTAGTGATAAACACTTGTGTTCATAGAAGCAGTGACCAGTTTTTACTATGAAATTTCTGATTTCAACAAGCTAAAAATGAGGCTGTGTTTCCTCAGCAGCTGAAATTACCTCGTTAAACACTGAAACACTTAAAATCCCAAACTTCTGTTCCTTCAGATTTGTTGTTCAAGGTGGAGGAAACGTTGTTTGAAAATTAAAACCATAATTTCCAACTTTTAACTTCAATTTAGCAGCAGCTTTTGTTAGGAGACTCATccttgttttgaaagctgggATGCTTTTGTGAAAACCTTGCTCTCTGTTAACAACATGTATCCATATTCTCTCTGTTCACTGGCACttaatggagaagaaaattaattcaagAGAAAGTTGGTAATTGGAGTGCTGATAAAAGAATGGAATCTCAGCTTATATGAGGCTGCTTGTTTAATAAACAGCACCAAAGTTGTGTTCTTTGTAACCTGTCTGGTGAATGTGAGTTTGTCCAGGCTTGACTTAATTGAATGCTTTAATTATTTGGCAGTTACAGTAATAGGCTTTaatggctttgttttcatgtgGCAACAAAGATTAGGTTGTTTTGTTaagaattagaaagaaattatcaTCCAACTAGATAAAGATAAAatggcaaaactttcttgttttcccCTTATATCACGTTGCAGGCTTTATTCAAGAAGACTACCTGCGGGAGCTGCTGACCACGATGGGAGACAGGTTCACAGATGAAGAGGTAGATGAGCTCTACAGAGAGGCACCCATCGACAAAAAGGGCAATTTCAACTACATCGAATTCACGCGCATCCTTAAACATGGAGCAAAAGACAAGGATGACTGAGCAAATCCTTGGACGCCTGCAGATTCTCTCTACTTTATACTTATGTATTTTTGAGGGGGGTTTTGTGGTAGAACTTGTTGCATGCATTTAGCTTTACAACTTCCACCTTTCTTAATGTATTTATCTATTCCAGGCCATTTAGGCACAACTGCACCTGTGTAATCAGACTGGAAGCGGGGAAAATATTGTAAGGAGAGGGAGTCAGGGACAAAGATAAGTGAACTTTGAAGTCCAGGAAAATAATCTCAATGTTTCTGGTTTAGCTggatttttacattttttttgtaataaatggcattttgaaataaagattGCTTATATAGATAAAGATACCTCATTCTTTTATCAAGAGAGAAATTTCTATCGTACATTCACAAATGCAAGTGTGTTAGTcgtattttatttgcagttgcAAATCAAGCTGGAAAAGCTGATTCTTACGGTGCTTTGCTCTTTGTTGCGTAGTTATTGCTGAACATATTTCATATATGCTGATATTTCAAAATTCAGCTGTTTGAATGTTATCTTAGGTTTTTACAGTGGAATCTGACTGATGTGAGTAGTCAGCCAAAGACATGTTTAGAGAAGACTGTTACAATTGCCCGATAGCCAGCAGAATGCGTGTGGGATTCCCAAGGATCCTATTCCTTAGGATTCCTAGGAAATCTATGAGCCAGTGCTTGTGCTGACAGTAGTTAACAGCAATGCTTGTCCAGAAAGCCTACATAAAGCCTTATTGTTCTGCAGATTCATGCCTTTGAGAAtgacagcaaagcagtgctgggaatTAACTCGGCAAAGCCAGATCCACGATAAAGCCTTTTCACTTCCTAAATAATCATAAATTTTCTTCACTTACCCTGATACCAATAAACCAGCTTTCAGGCAAGCAAGATTCATTTAAACAGAAACAGGAGACTGACTTCAATACCAAGAAAACAGAGTTCATTCCCTCAGCTCTCCGAATGACCACATCCTTTtatttgtctcattttcttGGCACCTTCAAGCTAAAAGGTGGAAGGGGAATTTTTCTTGCCAACATATTTACCAATCTTAGTTAAGATCTCTTATCAAAGCAACTATTCCCTGAGCTGTTTCACATTAATACTTAAACCACCCAAAAGGACAGGAACACTTTAGTCTAGGGGCTTGTAAAAGCTGGACCAGCACGAAATGCCCTGGGGTGTAAATGTTCATCCAGTTTCCTGTATTTATAATCAGTTTTTAACTACTGCTTtcctacttctgttttctcctctaCCTGTCACTTTGCCtcagtttgtttcttcctcctaCCCAGACCATGTGCTTCACTATTCTATCTTAGGGCGCCACAGCTGCCCTTTTCCTCAGAAGGTTGTCTTTATCACCTCCCTCCTCCAGAGAATGGTTGCTATGGCGTTTCTCCATGGAATGCCTGAAGGAATCTACCAACAGCTGGtttatcttcagttttctttattccAGAAGGCAGCTTTGTGTCTTGTCACAGAGCAAGCCTTGAGATGAAGGAAATGTTGTATTGTTGAAATGTTGCTATGTAATAAATATCAAACTGAGAAGCAGTTAGGCTGTCACGTTAGACCACTTTTGTCATTGTATGTACATACAAGCAGCCTGCATTAAGGATagacttgtttttttcctctggccaAATGATTCAGAtctgttttctcctcctctgttAGAAACAGCAAGTCTCTGAGccattattttcctcattacGGTGTGTGGGTGTTGTGCTGTTGGCCAGTTCCTCTGATTAGGATGACCACGGGAGAACGTATTGTGAGGATACTCATTCAGGAAGGCGTGTTATTGAGGGAGAATTTCCAAGCATGCTCAAGTACTGACCATCCAAAGCCACATTTCCCTACATTCCTTGTATTACAGGAGGCCGGTCAACTTGCAACTGGGTGCAACATTCTTAACCGCTGGAAGGCCATGAACAAATCCAGCCAAGAACCCATATATGAGCATCAGATGC
Encoded proteins:
- the LOC140247860 gene encoding myosin regulatory light chain 2, smooth muscle minor isoform, whose translation is MSSKRAKTKTTKKRPQRATSNVFAMFDQSQIQEFKEAFNMIDQNRDGFIDKEDLHDMLASLGKNPTDEYLDAMMNEAPGPINFTMFLTMFGEKLNGTDPEDVIRNAFACFDEEATGFIQEDYLRELLTTMGDRFTDEEVDELYREAPIDKKGNFNYIEFTRILKHGAKDKDD